One genomic region from Balaenoptera musculus isolate JJ_BM4_2016_0621 chromosome X, mBalMus1.pri.v3, whole genome shotgun sequence encodes:
- the LOC118889070 gene encoding LOW QUALITY PROTEIN: actin-related protein 2/3 complex subunit 1A-like (The sequence of the model RefSeq protein was modified relative to this genomic sequence to represent the inferred CDS: deleted 2 bases in 1 codon) codes for MPGTGIIQIALSPNNHEVHIYKNGSQWVKAHEFKEHNGHITGIDWAPKSDCTVTCGADHNAYVWGQKGGVWKPTLVILRINCAATFVKWSPPQNKFAEGSRARLIPVCYFESENDWWVSKHIKKPIRSTVTSTPWGSKMPFGQLMSEFGGSGTGGWVNGVSFFASGSRLAWVSHDGTVSVVDASKSVQVSTLKTEFLPLLIVSFDSENSVVAAGHDCCPMLFNYDDCGCLTFVSKLDILKQSIQRNMSAMEHFHNMDKWATTEDQNTALETLHQNSITQVSIYEVDKQDCRKFCTTGIDGAMTIWDFKTLESSIQGLWIM; via the exons ATGCCTGGAACAGGGATCATA CAGATTGCCCTTAGCCCCAATAACCACGAAGTCCACATCTATAAGAACGGGAGCCAGTGGGTGAAAGCTCATGAATTCAAGGAGCACAACGGACACATCACAGGTATCGACTGGGCTCCCAAGAGTGACTGCACTGTCACTTGCGGGGCTGACCACAATGCCTACGTCTGGGGTCAGAAAGGTGGAGTCTGGAAGCCGACCCTGGTGATCCTGAGAATTAACTGTGCAGCCACTTTTGTCAAGTGGTCCCCACCACAGAACAAATTTGCTGAGGGCAGCAGAGCACGACTCATTCCTGTTTGTTACTTCGAGTCAGAAAATGACTGGTGGGTAAGCAAGCACATAAAAAAACCCATTCGCTCCACGGTCACCAGTACGCCCTGGGGCAGCAAGATGCCTTTTGGTCAGCTGATGTCAGAGTTTGGTGGCAGTGGCACTGGCGGCTGGGTGAACGGGGTCAGCTTCTTCGCCAGCGGGAGCCGCCTGGCCTGGGTCAGCCACGACGGCACCGTGTCTGTTGTTGATGCCTCAAAAAGTGTGCAGGTCTCAACTCTGAAGACAGAGTTCCTGCCCCTCCTGATTGTGTCGTTCGACTCGGAAAACAGTGTTGTGGCTGCTGGCCATGACTGCTGCCCCATGCTCTTTAACTACGACGACTGCGGCTGCTTGACCTTCGTCTCCAAGCTAGACATCCTGAAACAGAGCATCCAGCGCAACATGTCGGCCATGGAGCACTTCCACAACATGGACAAGTGGGCCACAACTGAGGACCAAAACACAGCCCTGGAGACGCTGCACCAGAACAGCATCACTCAAGTCTCTATTTATGAGGTGGACAAGCAAGATTGTCGCAAATTTTGCACTACTGGCATTGATGGAGCCATGACCATTTGGGATTTCAAGACCTTAGAGTCTTCTATCCAGGGCCTTTGGATAATGTGA